One genomic window of Trichlorobacter lovleyi includes the following:
- a CDS encoding putative bifunctional diguanylate cyclase/phosphodiesterase, translated as MAISLKYRIALVVFVLQVAIFSPLLWFTFTAYRDADLQQLQTREDVFMRLVSQLGRKALLTGEPTDFQLFIAPFSKDSHINRIILLNQSGIVVASTAPVDLGGPLPVQKNERNTVWKTSEIANATERLGAITVHFSRAELDKKVETLLKRGIPIAVAGVVLSALVGLGLGSLLTRRLKALEQATRQMGEGDMEVTVAISGNDEVAHLAQVFNEMSGSLRSQFDELQQVQQELSFQAQHDPLTGLPNRLLFDLRCSQAIATARQHKQLLALLFFDLDHFKNINDSYGHQVGDAVLRCVSARLTMALKDHNLIARLGGDEFCVLIEQVEQEQEAAAVAESILHMLTVPLECEQHEFFLSASIGICLYPRDGEDEVRLLRNADTAMYRAKAAGRGGYRFYSHEQTSSVQERTSLEQRLRKAIERGELRLNYQPQVCLTTGNLVGVEALARWSSPEFGLVAPEKFIPIAEESGQILAMGEWILDDACRQMQKWRKDGSTIPRVAVNLSALQIQRSDIATLVRRTLDSTGLPANCLELEITEGYILQDADRAVAVLQQLRDLGVSIAIDDFGTGFSSLSYLHRLPIDRLKIDKSFVQEIGSTSRAAQVAQAVVSLGKTLGLSIIGEGVEQLHHANALREWGCHEGQGFLYAPALAPDQLHLLAPFKRQS; from the coding sequence ATGGCCATCTCTCTGAAATACCGGATCGCCCTGGTGGTCTTTGTGCTGCAGGTGGCCATCTTTTCTCCGCTGCTCTGGTTTACCTTTACCGCCTACCGGGATGCAGACCTGCAACAACTGCAGACCCGTGAAGATGTCTTTATGAGGCTGGTCTCCCAGTTGGGGCGCAAGGCGCTCCTGACTGGCGAGCCGACCGATTTCCAGCTATTTATCGCTCCGTTCAGCAAAGATTCCCATATCAACCGGATCATCTTGCTGAACCAGTCCGGTATTGTGGTTGCCAGTACCGCGCCCGTGGATCTGGGCGGACCGCTGCCGGTGCAGAAAAACGAACGGAACACCGTCTGGAAGACCAGCGAGATTGCCAATGCCACCGAGCGGCTGGGGGCCATTACGGTCCATTTTTCCCGGGCCGAACTGGATAAAAAGGTTGAGACCCTGCTCAAGCGGGGGATCCCGATTGCCGTGGCCGGTGTCGTACTGAGCGCCCTGGTGGGGTTGGGGCTGGGATCGCTGTTGACCCGCCGACTGAAGGCGCTTGAGCAGGCCACCCGTCAGATGGGGGAAGGTGATATGGAGGTGACCGTTGCGATCTCGGGCAATGACGAGGTGGCACACCTGGCCCAGGTCTTCAACGAGATGTCCGGCAGTCTGCGCTCCCAGTTTGATGAGCTGCAACAGGTTCAGCAGGAATTGTCCTTTCAGGCGCAGCATGATCCCCTGACCGGCCTGCCCAACCGCCTGCTGTTTGACCTGCGCTGCAGCCAGGCCATCGCAACCGCCCGGCAGCACAAGCAGTTGCTGGCGCTGCTGTTCTTTGATCTGGACCATTTCAAGAACATCAATGACAGCTACGGTCATCAGGTGGGGGATGCGGTATTGCGCTGCGTGTCTGCCCGCCTGACCATGGCCTTGAAAGACCACAACCTGATCGCCCGCCTGGGTGGCGATGAATTCTGTGTCCTGATTGAGCAGGTTGAACAGGAACAGGAGGCTGCCGCCGTTGCCGAGTCGATCCTGCATATGCTGACCGTGCCGCTGGAATGTGAGCAGCATGAGTTCTTCCTTTCTGCCAGTATCGGCATCTGCCTCTATCCCCGGGACGGCGAGGATGAGGTCAGGCTGTTGCGCAACGCCGATACGGCCATGTACCGCGCCAAGGCAGCCGGCCGGGGCGGCTACCGCTTCTACTCCCATGAACAGACCTCGTCGGTACAGGAACGGACCTCACTGGAACAGCGACTGCGCAAGGCGATTGAACGTGGTGAGCTGCGGCTGAACTATCAGCCCCAGGTCTGTCTGACCACCGGCAATCTGGTCGGGGTGGAGGCGCTGGCGCGCTGGTCAAGCCCGGAGTTCGGGCTGGTGGCCCCGGAAAAATTCATTCCGATCGCGGAAGAGAGCGGCCAGATCCTGGCGATGGGTGAGTGGATTCTGGACGACGCCTGCCGCCAGATGCAGAAGTGGCGCAAGGATGGTTCAACCATCCCCCGTGTGGCGGTCAATCTCTCCGCGCTGCAGATCCAGCGCAGCGATATTGCCACCCTGGTCCGCCGCACCCTGGACAGCACCGGCCTGCCTGCCAACTGCCTTGAGCTGGAGATCACGGAAGGCTATATCCTGCAGGATGCTGACCGGGCCGTGGCGGTGCTGCAGCAGTTGCGTGACCTGGGGGTCTCGATTGCCATCGATGACTTCGGCACCGGCTTTTCATCGCTGTCGTACCTGCATCGTCTGCCGATCGACCGGCTCAAGATCGACAAATCCTTTGTGCAGGAGATCGGCTCCACCTCACGGGCGGCCCAGGTGGCCCAGGCCGTGGTCAGCCTGGGCAAGACCCTGGGATTGTCCATCATCGGTGAGGGGGTTGAGCAGCTCCACCATGCCAATGCGCTGCGGGAGTGGGGCTGCCATGAAGGCCAGGGTTTCCTGTATGCCCCTGCCCTTGCCCCGGATCAGCTGCACCTGTTGGCACCGTTCAAGAGGCAGTCATGA
- a CDS encoding fused DSP-PTPase phosphatase/NAD kinase-like protein — MLLPTCRFLIVVSCCLTILTAIAWADAPASSPNRADAGQGLIVRSSEHLYNLPGLGNAGRVAPGIYRGEQPGPEGYATLKRLGIKTVIDLRTSESEQAQVEAAGMKAIAVPIEMTRKGLREKVDQVVALMADPANQPVYVHCRHGQDRTGIVVAAYRLSQQGWSLKDAEAEMQAFGFNDVWVNFKKFIRRYQVQDAKALKARTAQPSVAR; from the coding sequence ATGCTGCTGCCAACCTGCCGTTTCCTGATCGTTGTTTCCTGCTGCCTGACCATCCTGACCGCGATTGCCTGGGCAGATGCCCCGGCATCGTCCCCCAACAGAGCGGATGCCGGCCAGGGATTGATTGTCCGCTCCTCTGAGCACCTCTACAACCTGCCCGGCCTGGGCAATGCAGGCAGGGTCGCCCCCGGTATCTATCGCGGTGAACAGCCCGGGCCGGAGGGCTATGCAACCCTGAAACGTCTGGGGATAAAGACCGTGATTGATCTGCGCACCAGCGAGAGCGAACAGGCCCAGGTGGAGGCAGCCGGGATGAAGGCGATCGCCGTGCCGATCGAGATGACCCGCAAGGGGCTGAGGGAAAAGGTTGACCAGGTCGTGGCCCTGATGGCCGATCCGGCCAATCAGCCGGTCTACGTGCACTGCCGGCATGGTCAGGACCGTACCGGTATTGTGGTGGCGGCCTATCGGCTATCACAGCAGGGCTGGAGTCTCAAGGATGCCGAGGCAGAGATGCAGGCCTTTGGCTTTAATGATGTCTGGGTCAACTTCAAGAAGTTCATCCGTCGTTACCAGGTGCAGGATGCAAAGGCGCTGAAGGCCCGGACAGCACAGCCGTCAGTGGCCCGTTAG
- a CDS encoding hybrid sensor histidine kinase/response regulator, which yields MQINSLRYRFALIIAVVAGLLLALVTWLSISMSHQVARSQLETKEAVFSSFLQDITRNSLLQGEYEVLQLYLEKLQRDPEVRQIRVADSRGIIVASTIPSELGSRLAAESGTPDDELQRRIISNETGVVGTVEIRFSHLQMEQQHAHVLKTSVLIALLSFCLVVGISLALGFFLTRRLVRLTEAAKRLAQGDLTIQVEQGGGADDEIGLLGSAFNTMARQLEAMISELRSVNTTLEERVLERTTLLESANQELEKARDAAESASVAKGSFLANMSHEIRTPMNAIIGMTHLALRTELSPQQREYLRKVSFAAESLLGIINDILDFSKIEAGRMEMEQQDFLLEEALEKLTMLVSGKMLEKKLEFLVESDPAIPAALVGDALRLGQVLSNLCNNAAKFTEQGEIVLSARLVRRETEQVLLRFSVRDTGIGMDSEQLGKLFRPFSQADVSTTRKYGGTGLGLAICKQLVELMGGELTVASEPGKGSEFSFTARFGIGRLEPKNRIIPEPDLRGRRVLVVDDNRSAREIFEGQLTALNFSVTSVPSAEAGLAELLRAERKEHPYDLVIMDWIMPELDGFEAARQIRCSDAITHHPRIIMATAYGCDEAARRATVEGLDGYITKPANLSVLFDGIMTAFGRESRLDIAGSWKRDEHDRARLAAIRGGRVLLVEDNDFNRQVAVELLASLDLQVSTAENGLEAIRLITQEQPDLVLMDIQMPVMDGYEATRQIRNLPGFAATPIVAMTAHAMASDRERCLKAGMNDYIAKPIVPEELTRLLLDWLQPVAVDAPSAEGNRPEPQSDTTPLPEGLPGIDLTTGLHYCNSRPAFYLERLHSFRDTRRSADLEIRQALATGDRETAHRSAHTIKSVSASIGAMQLAESARQLEAVLAEPDQSPDAALTLFSEQLAVVLAGLEQGLDPVLPVPAPGPASADPASCLAVAREIVKLLDSDLPGAMERIDALEGCLSGGCLQQDLAELKRCLAVFDIDSAHAILERLTVRLEQEAGGGQRGQ from the coding sequence ATGCAGATTAACTCGCTGCGCTACCGTTTTGCACTGATTATTGCGGTGGTAGCCGGGTTGCTGCTGGCCCTGGTGACCTGGTTGAGCATCAGTATGTCCCACCAGGTGGCCCGCAGTCAGCTTGAAACGAAAGAAGCGGTATTTAGTTCATTTTTGCAGGATATCACCCGCAACTCGCTCTTGCAGGGTGAGTATGAGGTGTTGCAGCTTTACCTGGAGAAGCTGCAGCGGGATCCTGAGGTCCGGCAGATCAGGGTTGCCGATTCTCGCGGAATAATTGTGGCCAGCACTATTCCGTCCGAACTGGGGAGCCGGCTTGCGGCTGAATCCGGCACGCCGGATGATGAGCTGCAGCGCCGGATTATTTCAAATGAAACCGGCGTGGTCGGAACGGTAGAAATCAGGTTTTCCCATCTCCAGATGGAGCAGCAGCATGCGCATGTACTGAAAACCAGCGTGCTGATCGCGTTGCTGAGCTTTTGCCTGGTGGTCGGTATCAGCCTCGCGCTGGGATTTTTCTTGACCCGGCGTCTGGTGCGCCTGACCGAGGCAGCGAAACGGTTGGCACAGGGGGATCTGACCATCCAGGTGGAACAGGGTGGCGGTGCGGATGATGAGATCGGCCTGCTGGGGAGCGCCTTCAATACCATGGCCCGTCAGCTGGAGGCGATGATCTCCGAGCTTCGCAGCGTAAATACGACCCTTGAGGAGCGGGTGCTGGAGCGGACCACGCTGCTTGAGTCGGCCAATCAGGAGCTGGAAAAGGCACGGGATGCGGCTGAATCAGCCAGTGTTGCCAAGGGCAGCTTTCTGGCCAATATGAGCCATGAGATCCGCACCCCGATGAATGCCATCATCGGCATGACCCACCTGGCCTTGCGCACCGAGCTTTCACCACAGCAACGGGAGTATCTGCGCAAGGTCTCCTTTGCGGCTGAATCGCTCCTGGGAATCATCAATGATATCCTTGATTTTTCTAAAATCGAGGCTGGCCGGATGGAGATGGAGCAGCAGGATTTCCTGCTGGAAGAGGCGCTTGAGAAGCTGACCATGCTGGTCTCCGGCAAAATGCTTGAGAAAAAGCTGGAGTTTCTGGTGGAGTCCGATCCGGCCATTCCTGCGGCCCTCGTGGGTGATGCCCTGCGGTTGGGACAGGTCTTGAGCAACCTCTGTAACAATGCGGCCAAGTTCACGGAGCAGGGGGAGATTGTGCTGTCGGCACGTCTGGTCAGGCGGGAGACGGAACAGGTTCTGCTGCGTTTTTCCGTACGCGATACCGGTATCGGCATGGACTCTGAGCAGCTGGGAAAGCTCTTCAGGCCCTTCAGCCAGGCCGATGTTTCCACCACCCGCAAGTATGGCGGTACCGGCCTGGGGCTGGCCATCTGCAAGCAGCTGGTTGAGTTGATGGGGGGGGAGCTGACGGTTGCCAGCGAGCCGGGCAAAGGCAGTGAGTTCAGCTTCACCGCCCGCTTCGGGATAGGTAGATTGGAACCCAAAAACCGGATTATACCGGAGCCGGACCTGAGGGGCAGGCGGGTGCTGGTGGTGGACGACAACCGCAGCGCCCGTGAGATTTTCGAGGGCCAACTGACGGCGCTGAATTTCAGCGTCACCAGCGTCCCGTCGGCAGAGGCCGGTCTGGCAGAACTGCTGCGGGCTGAGCGGAAAGAGCATCCCTATGATCTGGTGATCATGGATTGGATCATGCCGGAGCTGGATGGTTTTGAGGCAGCGCGTCAGATTCGCTGTAGCGATGCCATCACGCACCATCCCCGGATCATTATGGCCACCGCCTACGGTTGCGATGAGGCGGCGCGCAGGGCAACCGTCGAGGGGCTGGATGGCTATATAACCAAACCGGCCAATCTTTCCGTCCTGTTTGACGGGATCATGACCGCCTTTGGGAGGGAAAGCAGACTGGATATTGCCGGCAGCTGGAAGCGGGACGAGCATGACCGTGCCCGGCTTGCCGCCATCCGTGGTGGGCGGGTGCTGCTGGTGGAGGACAACGATTTCAACCGGCAGGTGGCGGTAGAACTGCTGGCTTCACTGGATCTGCAGGTGAGCACGGCAGAGAACGGACTTGAGGCGATCAGGCTGATCACGCAGGAACAGCCTGATCTGGTACTGATGGATATTCAGATGCCGGTTATGGATGGCTATGAAGCGACCCGTCAGATCCGTAACCTGCCCGGCTTTGCCGCTACTCCGATTGTTGCCATGACCGCCCATGCCATGGCATCTGACCGGGAACGCTGCCTGAAGGCCGGTATGAACGACTATATTGCCAAGCCGATTGTGCCGGAAGAGTTAACCCGCCTGCTGCTGGACTGGCTTCAGCCCGTGGCCGTTGACGCGCCGTCTGCAGAAGGCAACCGGCCGGAGCCTCAGAGTGACACCACCCCGCTACCCGAGGGATTGCCCGGCATTGACCTTACTACCGGGTTGCACTACTGCAATAGCAGGCCAGCCTTCTACCTGGAGCGATTACACAGCTTTCGCGATACCCGGCGCTCTGCCGATCTGGAGATACGGCAGGCGCTGGCTACCGGTGACCGGGAAACGGCCCACAGGTCTGCCCATACCATCAAATCGGTCAGCGCCAGTATCGGGGCCATGCAGCTGGCAGAGTCGGCCCGACAGCTTGAGGCCGTTCTGGCAGAGCCGGACCAGTCGCCGGACGCTGCCTTGACCCTGTTTTCAGAACAGCTGGCCGTGGTGCTTGCCGGACTGGAGCAGGGCCTGGACCCTGTCCTGCCGGTGCCTGCACCCGGCCCTGCTTCGGCGGACCCTGCCAGCTGTCTGGCCGTTGCCCGCGAGATCGTCAAGCTGCTGGATAGCGACCTGCCGGGTGCCATGGAACGGATTGATGCGCTGGAAGGCTGCCTATCCGGCGGTTGCCTGCAGCAGGACCTGGCAGAGCTGAAGCGCTGTCTGGCCGTTTTTGATATAGACAGTGCCCATGCAATTCTGGAGCGCTTGACGGTGCGTCTGGAGCAGGAAGCAGGAGGTGGCCAGCGTGGTCAGTGA
- the dtd gene encoding D-aminoacyl-tRNA deacylase encodes MKAVIQRVSSAQVTVHGEVVGQIGQGIMVLLGVEKGDGEAAADWLAEKMVALRIFEDEAGKMNRALTDIGGAVLAVSQFTLAGNCDKGRRPSFDTAAPADEGRRLYDYFVGALKRQGVPVQTGIFQADMQVALVNDGPVTFILERR; translated from the coding sequence ATGAAGGCGGTCATTCAGCGGGTCAGCAGCGCACAGGTTACAGTGCATGGTGAGGTGGTCGGGCAGATCGGCCAAGGTATCATGGTGCTGCTGGGGGTGGAAAAAGGTGATGGCGAGGCGGCGGCGGACTGGCTGGCTGAGAAGATGGTTGCCCTGCGGATCTTTGAAGACGAGGCCGGCAAGATGAACCGCGCCCTGACGGATATTGGCGGAGCGGTGCTGGCGGTTTCCCAGTTTACCCTGGCCGGTAACTGCGACAAGGGACGGCGCCCCTCCTTTGATACTGCTGCTCCGGCTGATGAAGGCAGGCGGCTGTACGACTATTTTGTCGGGGCCCTGAAACGTCAGGGTGTACCGGTTCAGACCGGTATCTTTCAGGCAGACATGCAGGTGGCGCTGGTCAACGACGGACCGGTCACCTTCATTCTGGAGCGGAGGTAG
- a CDS encoding phosphate/phosphite/phosphonate ABC transporter substrate-binding protein produces the protein MILPRISFLIVTCLLCALLTLENSPCCAEEPVKNEYVLGVFPFLPTANLEGIFAPIAAELSRALGKPVRLRLTSTYGSFITALKDQSFDIIHVHPFDYVQFGRPKGYHPLVARSEDLFAQFSVKINAPITKLADLKGKRLGTPPATGSVTYLALDAVHKAGLTPGKDLTVRNFPNHLACLQQLQIGTVDSCATSASTLKTFESQFGLPLKRIGHSLSIPHTLFAAHTRIPAADREIIKKTLLSSSLAKVDPQLRQLFIESGNAATGSYFKAVSDRDYESTRRILRQLGSQ, from the coding sequence ATGATCTTGCCCCGTATCTCTTTTCTGATCGTTACCTGCCTGCTCTGCGCGTTACTTACCCTGGAAAACAGCCCCTGCTGTGCTGAGGAGCCTGTAAAAAATGAATATGTGCTGGGGGTCTTCCCTTTCCTGCCGACCGCCAACCTGGAAGGGATCTTTGCCCCGATTGCAGCCGAACTGTCCAGGGCGCTGGGGAAACCGGTCCGGTTGCGGCTGACCAGTACCTACGGTAGCTTTATCACGGCCCTGAAAGACCAGTCCTTTGACATTATCCATGTCCACCCCTTTGACTATGTGCAGTTTGGCCGTCCCAAAGGCTATCATCCCCTGGTGGCCAGGTCGGAAGATCTCTTTGCCCAGTTTTCGGTTAAAATTAATGCCCCCATCACAAAACTGGCTGATCTGAAGGGAAAGCGGCTGGGAACACCACCTGCCACCGGTTCCGTAACCTATCTTGCACTGGATGCGGTCCACAAGGCAGGCCTTACACCCGGCAAGGATCTGACGGTGCGCAACTTCCCCAACCATCTGGCCTGTCTGCAGCAGTTGCAGATCGGCACGGTTGACTCCTGTGCCACCAGCGCTTCAACCCTCAAGACCTTTGAATCCCAGTTCGGATTACCGCTCAAGCGGATCGGTCACTCCCTCTCCATCCCCCACACCCTGTTTGCCGCCCATACTCGGATTCCTGCCGCTGACCGGGAAATTATCAAAAAGACGCTGCTTTCCAGCTCACTTGCCAAGGTTGATCCACAGCTGCGGCAGCTGTTCATTGAATCCGGCAATGCCGCTACCGGGAGTTATTTCAAAGCGGTCAGTGACCGGGATTATGAATCGACCCGGCGGATACTGAGGCAACTGGGAAGCCAGTGA
- a CDS encoding 3'-5' exoribonuclease YhaM family protein, with protein MSKQFIAELKDRDAVDSPFMVKEKTMAMAKNGKPYMNLKFMDKSGEIDGKLWDNVDELDKAFQKGDFVRIRGTASLYMGKMQLVAKEIRRLEEDGVDLADFVPVSPVPQAEMRAELAQVVASLSNPYLKALMEGFCGDAEFMAGYCKAPAAKGMHHVYIGGLLEHSLSVVRLVDAIVPLYPDLNRDLLVVGALLHDLGKVTELSYDRAFEYTDEGRLIGHISIGVEMLTERIATVPGFPRELGMLLKHLLLSHHGQYEYGSPKRPKTVEATILHYLDDMDSKINGIRSHIARETAQGNRWTSHHRLYNLYFFTGNGMEDEQEQEMVALSEPLAEAAPQAPAAAEKDKAKPAKESFGNQPFANLKNLDLFGN; from the coding sequence ATGTCCAAACAGTTTATTGCAGAACTGAAAGATAGAGATGCCGTTGACTCCCCGTTCATGGTCAAGGAAAAGACCATGGCCATGGCAAAGAACGGCAAGCCGTATATGAACCTGAAGTTCATGGACAAAAGCGGCGAGATCGACGGCAAGCTGTGGGATAATGTGGACGAGCTGGACAAGGCCTTTCAGAAGGGCGATTTCGTCAGGATCCGCGGCACTGCCTCGCTCTACATGGGCAAGATGCAACTGGTGGCCAAGGAGATCAGACGGTTGGAGGAGGACGGGGTTGATCTGGCTGACTTTGTACCGGTCTCTCCGGTGCCCCAGGCAGAGATGCGGGCCGAGCTGGCACAGGTGGTGGCATCGCTGTCCAACCCCTATCTGAAGGCCCTGATGGAAGGCTTCTGCGGCGATGCAGAGTTCATGGCCGGCTACTGCAAGGCCCCGGCAGCCAAGGGGATGCACCATGTCTATATCGGCGGGCTGCTGGAACACTCCCTGTCGGTGGTGCGGCTGGTGGATGCGATCGTGCCGCTCTACCCTGATCTGAACCGTGACCTGCTGGTGGTGGGGGCCCTGCTGCATGACCTGGGCAAGGTGACCGAACTGTCCTATGACCGCGCCTTTGAATATACCGACGAAGGGCGCCTGATCGGGCATATCAGCATCGGCGTGGAGATGCTGACCGAACGGATCGCCACCGTCCCCGGCTTCCCGCGGGAGCTGGGCATGCTGTTGAAGCACCTGCTGCTGTCACACCACGGCCAGTATGAATACGGCTCGCCCAAACGCCCCAAGACCGTAGAGGCCACAATCCTGCACTACCTGGACGACATGGATTCCAAGATCAACGGCATCCGTTCCCACATTGCCAGAGAAACCGCCCAGGGCAACCGCTGGACCAGCCACCACCGGCTCTATAACCTCTACTTCTTTACCGGCAACGGCATGGAAGATGAGCAGGAGCAGGAGATGGTTGCCCTGTCTGAACCGCTGGCAGAGGCGGCACCGCAAGCGCCTGCAGCTGCTGAAAAGGATAAAGCGAAACCGGCCAAAGAGAGTTTCGGCAACCAGCCCTTTGCGAACCTGAAAAATCTGGACCTGTTCGGGAATTAA
- a CDS encoding response regulator, producing the protein MASVVSDPKRRKVLIIDDTPENIQVLMNLLRDEYAIVVANNGERALHLATTQPVPDIILLDVLMPGMDGYEVCSRLKRDPRTESIPVIFITGLSDQADEQRGLDLGAVDYIHKPFTPSLVKARLRNHLELKSHRDHLEELVHERTRELILTQDAAIFGLGILAEYRDIETGEHIRRTQHYVRLMAEQLKEHQHFKGYFDRNTMRLLFNSAPLHDIGKVGVPDNVLQKPASLSEAEFETMKQHTVFGRDIISRIEAAMRNNAASAFLRFAEELAYTHHERWDGSGYHGLKGEQIPVSGRLMALADVYDALTSVRVYKPAYPHEQAIEIITGGDGRTSPDHFDPFVLQAFLDLEEEIRLVCLSYREPEGDP; encoded by the coding sequence GTGGCCAGCGTGGTCAGTGATCCCAAGCGGCGCAAGGTACTGATTATTGATGATACCCCGGAGAACATCCAGGTCTTGATGAACCTGTTGCGGGACGAGTATGCCATTGTGGTGGCCAATAACGGTGAGCGGGCACTGCACCTTGCCACAACGCAGCCGGTGCCTGATATTATCCTGCTGGATGTCCTGATGCCCGGCATGGATGGTTACGAGGTCTGCAGCAGGCTGAAGCGTGATCCCCGCACCGAATCAATCCCGGTCATCTTTATCACCGGGTTGTCAGATCAGGCAGATGAACAGCGCGGGCTTGACCTGGGGGCGGTTGACTATATCCACAAGCCGTTTACCCCCTCGCTGGTCAAGGCGCGCTTGCGTAATCATCTGGAGTTGAAAAGCCATCGCGACCACCTTGAAGAGCTGGTCCATGAGCGGACCAGGGAACTGATTCTGACCCAGGATGCGGCAATTTTTGGCCTGGGGATCCTGGCGGAATACCGTGATATTGAGACCGGTGAACATATCCGCCGTACCCAGCATTATGTCCGGCTGATGGCGGAGCAGCTGAAGGAACATCAGCATTTCAAGGGGTACTTTGACCGGAATACCATGCGGCTGCTCTTTAATTCAGCGCCGCTGCACGATATTGGTAAGGTCGGGGTACCGGATAATGTCCTCCAGAAACCGGCTTCGCTGTCGGAGGCTGAGTTTGAAACCATGAAGCAGCATACGGTTTTCGGGCGGGATATTATCAGCAGAATTGAAGCCGCTATGCGTAATAATGCAGCCTCAGCCTTTCTGCGTTTTGCCGAAGAGCTTGCTTATACCCACCACGAACGGTGGGATGGCAGCGGCTACCACGGCTTGAAGGGGGAGCAGATTCCGGTCTCAGGCCGCTTGATGGCCCTGGCTGATGTCTATGATGCCTTGACCAGTGTGCGGGTCTATAAACCTGCCTACCCCCATGAGCAGGCAATTGAGATCATTACCGGCGGGGATGGCCGCACCAGTCCTGACCACTTTGATCCGTTTGTACTGCAGGCCTTTCTTGACCTTGAAGAGGAGATCAGGCTGGTCTGTCTGTCGTACCGGGAGCCGGAGGGTGATCCCTGA
- a CDS encoding MGDG synthase family glycosyltransferase, whose product MTSQSSNRKKLAVFSVSAGAGHLRAAQALVAAAGCWYPEVEAVHIDLMELVPQLFKKVYADSYLKVVESHPALWGYLYDKSDHEKPDSGLNRLRRAIERLNTAKLGSLLQELQPDHIICTHFLPAELLSRKIRHGKLGAPVWVQVTDFDLHALWIQQQMSGYFAAHEEVAWRMAERGIPAATTHVTGIPIMPAFDRQYDRASCAAEFGLDPNRTTLLMMSGGMGVGGIEQLAERLLMLQGDFQVVALAGRNEKLLAGLQSLAARFPGRLVPLGFTTVIERVMAASDLAITKPGGLTTSECLAVGLPMIVVSPIPGQEERNADFLLENGAALKACDAGALAWRVQHLLDNPDRLAQLRKNALACGRPDAARRVLATVLGEKPPS is encoded by the coding sequence ATGACCAGCCAGTCTTCAAACAGGAAAAAGCTCGCCGTATTCAGTGTCTCTGCCGGTGCCGGTCATCTGCGGGCAGCACAGGCCCTGGTTGCTGCTGCCGGGTGCTGGTATCCCGAGGTCGAGGCGGTGCATATTGACCTGATGGAGCTGGTGCCGCAGCTTTTCAAAAAGGTCTATGCCGACTCCTACCTGAAGGTGGTTGAAAGCCATCCGGCGCTCTGGGGTTACCTGTACGACAAGAGCGATCATGAAAAACCGGATTCAGGCCTGAACCGGCTACGGCGTGCCATTGAACGGCTGAATACCGCCAAGCTGGGTAGCCTGCTGCAGGAGCTGCAGCCGGATCATATTATCTGCACCCATTTTCTCCCTGCCGAACTGCTGTCCCGCAAGATTCGCCATGGCAAACTCGGTGCCCCGGTCTGGGTACAGGTAACGGACTTTGATCTGCATGCACTCTGGATTCAACAGCAGATGAGCGGCTATTTTGCCGCCCATGAAGAGGTGGCCTGGCGGATGGCCGAGCGGGGGATTCCTGCAGCAACGACCCATGTCACCGGCATTCCGATCATGCCGGCCTTTGACCGGCAGTATGACCGGGCAAGCTGTGCCGCCGAGTTTGGCCTTGATCCGAACCGCACCACGCTGCTGATGATGTCCGGCGGCATGGGGGTGGGCGGCATAGAGCAGTTGGCTGAACGGCTGCTGATGCTTCAAGGCGACTTCCAGGTTGTGGCCCTGGCTGGGCGCAATGAAAAGCTGCTGGCCGGTTTACAGTCGCTTGCCGCCCGCTTTCCCGGCCGGCTGGTCCCGCTTGGCTTTACCACGGTTATTGAGCGGGTCATGGCGGCCAGTGACCTGGCCATTACCAAGCCGGGCGGCCTGACCACCTCGGAATGCCTGGCCGTGGGTCTGCCGATGATTGTGGTCTCTCCCATCCCGGGGCAGGAAGAGCGCAATGCCGATTTTCTGCTGGAAAACGGTGCTGCCCTCAAGGCCTGTGATGCCGGAGCCCTGGCCTGGCGGGTACAGCACCTGCTGGATAATCCCGACCGGCTTGCCCAGCTGCGCAAAAACGCCCTGGCCTGCGGCAGGCCTGATGCCGCCCGCAGGGTACTGGCCACGGTGCTGGGTGAAAAGCCACCGTCATGA